In one Bacillota bacterium genomic region, the following are encoded:
- a CDS encoding (d)CMP kinase translates to MLKMQVAIDGPAGSGKSTAARQVAKQLGYLYIDTGALYRAVALVAVRQGVDLNDSATLANLAKSIDLEVRMQPDGSPVYFIAGKEVTDALRSPEINDRVSQVAKLAAVRERVTEKLQALGDEKGIVMDGRDIGTVVLPSADIKVFLTADLATRVQRRQQELSNRGFFVSAARVEEEVRQRDREDANRQVAPLKPAPDACVVDTTNLNPEEVVSTIVELAKQRAQNRTSQGRNSR, encoded by the coding sequence ATGCTCAAAATGCAAGTGGCCATTGACGGGCCGGCTGGCTCAGGTAAGAGCACCGCTGCCCGTCAGGTGGCCAAACAACTTGGCTACCTCTATATTGATACCGGTGCCCTATATCGAGCGGTAGCCCTGGTTGCTGTGAGACAGGGAGTAGACCTCAATGACTCTGCTACCTTGGCTAACCTGGCAAAGTCAATTGACTTGGAGGTCAGGATGCAACCGGACGGTTCACCGGTTTATTTTATCGCTGGTAAAGAGGTGACTGATGCTCTGCGGTCACCGGAAATCAATGATAGGGTGTCTCAGGTAGCCAAACTGGCAGCTGTTCGGGAACGGGTAACTGAAAAGCTACAAGCTTTAGGCGATGAAAAGGGCATAGTAATGGACGGGCGTGATATTGGAACAGTGGTTTTACCTTCTGCCGATATCAAAGTGTTTCTTACTGCTGATTTGGCCACCAGAGTGCAAAGAAGACAACAAGAGCTTTCGAATCGGGGCTTTTTCGTGTCTGCAGCTCGTGTTGAAGAGGAAGTACGGCAACGAGACCGAGAAGATGCCAACCGTCAGGTGGCACCCCTTAAGCCGGCGCCAGATGCCTGTGTTGTAGACACTACCAACCTTAATCCGGAAGAAGTAGTTAGCACCATAGTCGAACTCGCTAAGCAACGGGCGCAGAATAGAACAAGTCAAGGGAGGAATAGCCGCTGA
- a CDS encoding rRNA pseudouridine synthase: protein MKERLHKVIARAGVCSRRRAEELITAGRVKVNGCVITRLGQKVDPDTDSIAVDDVILTVSKPKVYLMLHKPPGYVTTVHDPQGRPTVLDLVPKGIRLFPVGRLDYNSEGLLILTNDGALAYRLTHPSVGVVKTYEVWVLGHPGDKTKQLVTGIQLEDGPAQAVKVSAVGTWEQGTCWEVEMMEGRKREVRRLFQAIGAPVKRLIRRKIGPLSLGQLPPGKARTLTRAEVTALYRASKHYSS, encoded by the coding sequence TTGAAAGAGCGGCTGCACAAAGTAATTGCTCGAGCCGGCGTATGTTCGCGTCGCCGGGCAGAAGAACTAATTACTGCTGGACGAGTCAAAGTGAACGGTTGCGTAATTACGAGATTGGGCCAAAAAGTGGATCCCGATACTGATTCGATTGCTGTGGACGACGTTATCCTGACCGTAAGTAAACCAAAAGTATATCTTATGCTCCATAAACCTCCTGGCTACGTAACTACTGTTCACGATCCCCAAGGCCGTCCCACAGTGCTAGATTTAGTTCCCAAGGGGATTCGTCTATTTCCTGTCGGACGCCTTGATTATAACAGCGAGGGCCTACTTATTCTGACTAATGACGGTGCCTTAGCGTACAGATTGACTCATCCTTCTGTTGGGGTTGTGAAAACCTATGAGGTTTGGGTTCTGGGACATCCTGGAGATAAAACAAAGCAACTTGTGACCGGGATTCAGTTAGAGGACGGACCGGCCCAGGCCGTGAAGGTGTCTGCAGTCGGTACTTGGGAGCAAGGCACCTGCTGGGAAGTTGAAATGATGGAAGGACGCAAACGGGAAGTGCGCCGCTTGTTTCAGGCCATCGGAGCCCCTGTGAAGCGGCTCATTAGACGCAAAATAGGGCCGTTATCATTGGGACAGCTTCCGCCAGGAAAAGCGCGCACCCTAACTAGAGCTGAAGTAACTGCCCTGTACCGCGCGTCCAAACACTATTCTTCGTAG
- the rpmI gene encoding 50S ribosomal protein L35: MPKMKTRRSAAKRFKFTGTKKIKRSKAFRGHLLGHKTAKRKRQLRKSAVVHNTDYERVRKMLPYA, encoded by the coding sequence ATGCCAAAGATGAAAACACGGCGAAGTGCTGCTAAGCGCTTCAAGTTTACTGGTACCAAGAAAATCAAGCGCTCAAAGGCGTTTAGGGGTCATTTATTGGGTCATAAGACAGCCAAGAGAAAACGCCAACTACGTAAATCGGCGGTAGTACACAATACTGACTATGAACGCGTACGTAAGATGCTACCTTACGCATAA
- a CDS encoding Trk family potassium uptake protein has product MELGPHWRLTPPQVLAVGFAAVILAGTLLLTLPVACSAGTSTPFIDALFTSTSAVCVTGLVVVDTGTYWSRFGHTVLISLIQIGGLGFMTLSTLAAVLFGRRIMLHQRLIIQEALNRVSLEGVVRLTKAVVTVTLAIEAVGAIFLFWRWWGDYPPGEAIFQGIFHAISAFCNAGFDLKDNFSSLTAYRQDFGVNLVITFLIILGGLGFAVIIELWNWRLKHRLSLHALVVITTTALLILIGTMFILAVESSNPATLATASWSEKFLASYFQAVTPRTAGFNTLEMSDLRPATLFFLLLLMFIGASPGGTGGGIKTTTFIILVMSVLSTTHGKGRIEIRQRSVPPRLVPKSAAVALLSLFVVVIVTLILLLSEGTDLLTALFETVSAFATVGLSVGLTPKLSILGRLVIAALMFAGRIGPLTLAVAIAQRQEMNHVEYPEEQLVVG; this is encoded by the coding sequence CTGGAGCTCGGTCCTCATTGGCGGCTGACCCCACCGCAAGTTTTGGCGGTTGGTTTTGCCGCCGTTATTCTAGCCGGCACTCTACTGCTGACATTACCTGTTGCTTGTTCGGCTGGAACATCGACACCATTTATCGACGCTCTTTTCACCTCCACTTCTGCCGTTTGCGTTACAGGTTTGGTTGTGGTAGATACCGGCACTTATTGGAGCCGTTTCGGTCATACAGTCTTAATTAGTTTAATTCAAATTGGCGGCCTAGGCTTTATGACTCTATCCACCTTGGCTGCTGTTTTGTTTGGTCGGCGGATTATGCTGCATCAAAGATTAATTATCCAGGAGGCTCTAAACCGGGTATCGTTAGAAGGTGTAGTTCGCCTTACTAAAGCAGTGGTAACGGTAACCTTGGCTATAGAAGCCGTAGGAGCAATATTTCTCTTTTGGCGCTGGTGGGGAGACTACCCTCCTGGTGAAGCCATCTTTCAAGGGATATTTCACGCCATTTCTGCCTTTTGTAACGCGGGTTTTGATTTAAAAGACAACTTCTCTAGCTTAACTGCTTATCGCCAAGATTTTGGTGTAAATCTGGTGATTACGTTTCTGATAATCCTAGGCGGCTTAGGCTTTGCTGTTATCATCGAGCTGTGGAATTGGCGCCTTAAGCACAGGTTGTCGTTACATGCACTTGTGGTTATAACGACTACTGCACTGTTGATTCTAATCGGTACAATGTTTATTTTAGCAGTAGAGAGTAGTAACCCAGCGACTTTGGCAACGGCATCCTGGTCCGAAAAGTTCCTGGCTTCATACTTTCAAGCAGTAACCCCTCGCACCGCCGGTTTTAACACCTTGGAGATGAGCGATCTTAGGCCGGCTACTCTGTTCTTTCTTCTTCTGTTGATGTTCATCGGTGCATCTCCAGGCGGTACCGGAGGTGGGATAAAAACCACCACTTTTATCATCTTAGTCATGAGTGTGCTGAGCACAACTCACGGCAAAGGGCGAATAGAAATTAGGCAACGTTCCGTTCCCCCAAGACTGGTACCTAAAAGTGCGGCCGTTGCTCTTCTTTCCTTGTTTGTGGTGGTTATTGTTACTCTGATCTTGCTGTTGAGCGAAGGAACTGATTTGCTGACAGCCTTATTTGAGACTGTGTCAGCCTTTGCTACGGTCGGGTTGTCAGTGGGTCTTACACCTAAGCTTTCAATCCTGGGGCGATTGGTGATTGCTGCTCTGATGTTCGCCGGCAGGATAGGACCGCTCACCTTAGCTGTAGCTATTGCCCAGCGTCAAGAAATGAATCACGTTGAGTATCCTGAAGAGCAACTTGTGGTGGGCTAG
- the rplT gene encoding 50S ribosomal protein L20: MPRVKRGVTSRRRHKKVLKLARGYRGARSRTFKAANQAVLKSRFYARRDRRAKKRNFRQLWIARINAAARSNGITYSRLINGLKLAGVGVNRKMLAEIAIHDDKAFSDLVTLAKQNLANNR, encoded by the coding sequence ATGCCAAGAGTAAAGCGCGGTGTCACCAGCAGACGCCGTCATAAAAAAGTTCTGAAACTAGCCCGCGGATATCGCGGCGCCAGGAGCCGCACCTTTAAGGCGGCCAATCAAGCAGTTCTTAAATCGAGGTTTTATGCGCGGCGTGATCGCAGGGCAAAGAAACGTAACTTCCGGCAGCTCTGGATTGCCAGAATTAATGCAGCTGCCAGATCAAATGGTATTACCTACAGTCGGCTAATAAACGGTCTCAAACTAGCTGGGGTAGGGGTCAATCGCAAGATGCTAGCTGAAATTGCCATACACGATGATAAGGCTTTTTCCGACTTGGTCACATTGGCTAAACAAAACCTAGCCAACAACCGATAA
- a CDS encoding 1-acyl-sn-glycerol-3-phosphate acyltransferase, with translation MSVNIVRAYLQLFRKLKISGQEYVPARGPVIIVANHVSNWDPPVVAVACPRQVHFMAKQELFANPLLSWVFRTLGAFPVKRDTADRKAYKCALSILRDGRVLGMFPEGTRSKTGKLGPAEQGAAVLALRTQAVLIPAGITGTQGKGPVQIAFGQAIPWGDLDPKDRASSRVLADRIMSHIAKLLDD, from the coding sequence TTGAGCGTAAACATTGTCAGAGCGTACCTGCAATTATTTAGGAAGCTCAAGATTTCGGGGCAGGAATACGTTCCGGCCCGCGGTCCGGTGATAATTGTGGCCAATCATGTCAGTAACTGGGATCCTCCCGTAGTAGCCGTAGCTTGTCCGCGGCAGGTACACTTTATGGCTAAGCAAGAATTGTTTGCGAATCCTTTGCTAAGTTGGGTTTTTAGAACATTAGGCGCTTTCCCGGTTAAAAGGGATACTGCAGATCGAAAAGCATATAAGTGTGCTTTGAGCATCCTAAGAGATGGCCGGGTTCTGGGCATGTTTCCAGAGGGAACGCGGAGCAAGACCGGGAAACTGGGTCCAGCTGAGCAAGGAGCGGCGGTGCTGGCTTTGCGTACCCAAGCTGTCTTGATACCAGCCGGAATTACAGGCACTCAAGGCAAGGGACCTGTGCAAATAGCCTTTGGACAAGCAATACCATGGGGCGACTTAGATCCCAAAGACCGCGCCAGCAGCCGGGTATTAGCTGATCGGATTATGTCTCACATTGCCAAATTATTGGATGATTAA
- a CDS encoding RNA methyltransferase, giving the protein MRFIQSRRNPLVRSMRALHNNKVRRSRRRFLVEGVRLLEEALASECIVDTVLYCIETTIDGRMQALLNRLQDSGVSVIAATQAVVDSVSETESPPGLTAVVRCPPTPELTAVVGSTDLLVLGDQIQDPGNAGTIIRTAEAAGAGGTFFSAGSVYPFSDKVIRASMGSLFRLPVEVLSDGGQELCNLCINSGWQLVFAVPDEGVPWWNVDFKRPTLLVLGNEGSGISGDVLALKGSKVSIPLAPQVESLNVAIAGAVLLFETVRQRTSCKEKSIML; this is encoded by the coding sequence ATGAGGTTCATTCAGTCACGTCGAAATCCATTGGTTCGTAGTATGCGGGCCTTGCATAATAATAAAGTGCGGCGGTCACGACGACGGTTTCTTGTTGAAGGGGTACGATTATTGGAAGAAGCTCTGGCATCGGAGTGCATCGTTGATACTGTTCTTTACTGTATTGAGACGACAATTGATGGCCGCATGCAGGCTCTGTTAAACAGACTTCAAGACAGCGGAGTCTCTGTCATAGCCGCTACCCAAGCTGTGGTGGACAGTGTTTCCGAAACAGAATCTCCCCCAGGGTTAACGGCGGTGGTACGTTGCCCACCTACTCCTGAGCTCACAGCTGTTGTCGGCAGCACTGATCTGCTTGTCTTGGGTGATCAGATTCAAGACCCTGGTAATGCTGGGACTATTATTCGTACAGCTGAAGCAGCCGGTGCCGGAGGCACCTTTTTCTCCGCTGGTTCCGTTTATCCATTTTCCGACAAAGTGATCCGGGCCAGCATGGGTTCATTGTTTCGGTTGCCGGTGGAAGTTCTCTCAGACGGAGGGCAGGAACTGTGCAACCTTTGCATCAATAGCGGTTGGCAACTGGTCTTTGCTGTACCTGACGAAGGAGTTCCTTGGTGGAATGTAGACTTTAAACGGCCAACGCTGTTGGTGCTGGGAAATGAGGGCTCCGGCATAAGTGGCGATGTGCTGGCTCTAAAAGGGTCCAAGGTATCTATACCCCTGGCACCCCAGGTGGAATCCCTCAATGTAGCTATCGCAGGGGCAGTTTTATTGTTTGAAACTGTACGCCAACGAACAAGTTGTAAAGAGAAAAGCATTATGCTATAA
- a CDS encoding translation initiation factor IF-3, translating to MSRDLQVNEQIRVREIRLVDDKGQQLGIIPTREALRLAGEKGLDLVNVAPDARPPVCRIMNFGRYKYEQSKREKEARKKQKIITIKEIRLRPTIDEHDYQVKLRNMKRFLTNGDKVKVTVRFRGRQLVHADTGKELLARMAEEIKDLGVVERVPRLEGMQMVMILTPRSEEKGGKQ from the coding sequence ATCAGTAGAGACCTTCAGGTCAACGAGCAAATCCGCGTCCGTGAAATCCGCTTGGTTGACGATAAAGGCCAGCAACTTGGTATTATACCGACGCGGGAAGCACTAAGGTTAGCCGGAGAAAAAGGGCTTGATCTTGTTAATGTGGCTCCCGATGCCCGGCCACCTGTATGCCGGATAATGAATTTCGGTCGGTATAAGTATGAACAAAGCAAGCGGGAAAAGGAAGCGCGCAAAAAGCAAAAGATCATTACAATTAAAGAGATTCGTCTAAGACCCACCATCGATGAACATGACTATCAAGTCAAACTAAGGAATATGAAGCGCTTTCTGACCAACGGCGACAAAGTCAAGGTTACCGTACGGTTTAGAGGTCGCCAGCTTGTGCATGCCGATACCGGGAAAGAACTGTTGGCCCGCATGGCTGAGGAGATAAAGGACCTGGGCGTGGTAGAGCGAGTGCCACGTTTAGAGGGGATGCAAATGGTAATGATTCTGACCCCGCGGTCTGAGGAAAAGGGAGGCAAGCAGTGA
- a CDS encoding MBL fold metallo-hydrolase, with translation MLVDCGLFQGKKEVRDRNCKPFPFAPAEIDYVILTHSHIDHSGLLPRLVKEGFQGKIITTRPSVDLARIMLPDSGHIQEIEAEWKNRKRIRAGLPPRPPLYTVSDAEAVLPLFLGVNYDEIISLSSSLKLRLRDAGHIFGSAIIEMWLTEDDQTIKLVFSGDLGSGGQPIVRDPALIEAADYMILESTYGNRLHEPREQRRSHLGQIIRATVQRRGNVIIPAFAIERTQDLLYELSALYREREISPQVTTYVDSPLATKATEVFIKNPGYYDHETWQLLQQGYKPLSFENLKFVRSVEESKRLNTEVAGSIIISASGMCDAGRIKHHLKHNLWRPEASVVLVGYQAEGSLGRRLLEGAERVRIFGEQVAVKAKIHNLSAYSAHADQTGLINWVSAYHKLPQEVFLVHGEEDALSNLAQLLKDSLGVRVSIPAWGESVKITAGGVASRRPRGSLSAETKMANLQRELSKLVGKLPPEREEEYAWEIEQLAQAIRALRIQAEVAAAKE, from the coding sequence ATGCTTGTGGATTGCGGGCTTTTTCAGGGCAAAAAAGAAGTGCGTGACCGCAATTGTAAGCCTTTTCCGTTTGCTCCGGCTGAGATAGATTATGTAATCTTGACTCATAGCCACATCGACCACAGTGGTTTACTGCCGCGTCTAGTCAAAGAAGGTTTTCAAGGCAAAATCATCACCACCAGACCCAGCGTTGATTTAGCACGCATTATGCTGCCGGATAGCGGGCACATTCAAGAAATAGAGGCCGAATGGAAAAACAGAAAACGTATCCGGGCCGGGTTGCCGCCTCGGCCGCCGCTGTATACAGTCAGTGATGCTGAAGCTGTCTTGCCTTTGTTTTTAGGTGTTAACTACGATGAGATCATTTCATTATCTTCGTCTCTGAAGCTAAGGCTTCGTGATGCCGGTCATATCTTCGGATCGGCCATTATAGAAATGTGGCTTACCGAAGACGATCAAACCATAAAGTTGGTTTTTTCGGGTGACCTTGGTTCCGGCGGGCAACCGATAGTTCGCGATCCAGCTTTGATAGAGGCGGCCGATTATATGATTCTTGAATCCACTTACGGTAATCGCCTTCATGAGCCCCGGGAGCAGAGACGTTCCCACTTAGGACAGATTATCCGTGCTACCGTACAACGGCGGGGAAACGTTATCATTCCAGCTTTTGCCATCGAACGAACCCAAGATTTGTTATATGAACTCAGTGCCCTCTATCGTGAAAGGGAGATATCTCCTCAAGTAACAACGTATGTTGACAGTCCCTTGGCTACCAAAGCTACGGAAGTGTTTATTAAGAATCCCGGGTATTATGACCACGAGACCTGGCAACTACTGCAGCAAGGCTACAAACCGCTTTCTTTTGAAAACCTTAAATTCGTTCGTTCAGTGGAAGAATCAAAGCGGCTTAATACCGAGGTTGCCGGCAGTATCATAATTTCAGCCAGCGGCATGTGCGATGCCGGACGAATCAAACACCACCTGAAACACAACCTTTGGCGGCCTGAAGCCAGCGTAGTCTTGGTAGGTTATCAAGCTGAAGGATCCCTTGGTCGCAGGCTGTTGGAAGGTGCTGAGCGGGTACGGATATTTGGGGAACAAGTGGCGGTTAAAGCGAAAATCCATAATCTGAGCGCATACTCGGCTCATGCCGACCAAACCGGACTCATTAATTGGGTTAGCGCCTACCACAAGTTACCACAGGAGGTCTTTTTGGTTCACGGGGAAGAAGATGCATTGTCTAACTTGGCGCAACTGCTAAAGGACAGCCTGGGCGTTAGAGTAAGTATTCCTGCTTGGGGTGAAAGTGTTAAAATTACAGCTGGAGGCGTTGCTTCACGGCGGCCAAGGGGCTCGTTGTCAGCGGAGACGAAAATGGCAAATTTGCAGCGAGAATTAAGTAAACTGGTCGGTAAGTTGCCACCGGAAAGAGAAGAAGAGTATGCTTGGGAAATAGAGCAACTGGCCCAAGCTATTCGAGCCTTGCGTATACAGGCAGAGGTGGCCGCAGCTAAGGAATAG
- a CDS encoding TrkA family potassium uptake protein, with protein MRKQYAIIGLGRFGSSVARTLFDLGYDVLALDNDKETVQDIAQHVTHVMQADATDEAALRAVGIRNFDVVVVAIGHDLQASILVTVLLKELEVKHVVAKAQNELHGKVLQKVGADKVVFPERDMGTRLALNMVSSNIIDNIQLSPEYSIVEVSSKKEWHGQTLQKLNLKARLGIYVLAIKRGDELLVAPSAKDTIEADDIVIVVGRNKDIEQLERV; from the coding sequence ATTAGAAAGCAATATGCTATCATTGGTCTCGGGCGTTTTGGTTCCAGTGTAGCCCGTACCTTATTTGATCTGGGCTATGACGTGCTGGCCCTAGACAACGACAAAGAAACCGTTCAAGACATCGCTCAACACGTTACCCATGTTATGCAAGCTGATGCCACCGACGAAGCAGCGCTTCGGGCGGTTGGTATTCGCAATTTTGACGTAGTTGTGGTAGCTATAGGGCATGATTTGCAAGCCAGTATTTTGGTGACGGTATTGTTGAAAGAATTAGAGGTAAAACATGTGGTTGCCAAAGCCCAGAATGAACTTCATGGTAAAGTATTGCAGAAAGTCGGTGCCGACAAAGTTGTTTTTCCAGAACGGGACATGGGAACACGCCTTGCCTTAAACATGGTGTCATCGAACATTATCGATAATATTCAGCTTTCACCCGAATACAGCATTGTGGAAGTGTCCAGCAAGAAGGAGTGGCATGGACAGACTCTACAGAAGCTTAACCTTAAAGCCCGCCTTGGCATTTACGTCCTGGCCATTAAGCGCGGCGATGAACTGCTGGTGGCGCCTTCAGCCAAAGACACAATCGAAGCTGACGATATTGTGATCGTTGTAGGGAGAAACAAGGATATCGAACAGTTGGAGCGAGTGTAG
- a CDS encoding DUF445 family protein encodes MLYIVMAAMGALIGWGTNMVAIWLLFHPYRPIRLGPWQLQGLLPRRQADIARNVGQAIEKELLTATDLAEQLENPEVCQQLLMMVSKLTEQEVVQRLPKYLPLPLRNYLVNYLTGWTNARSRELVDKLIRSITTNLSQLDIGSLIQCRLNSLPLQELEALSWELAGRELRYIEYAGGVLGGVIGLLQAAVLSLGKTVFF; translated from the coding sequence ATGCTCTACATTGTTATGGCAGCTATGGGAGCTCTTATTGGCTGGGGTACTAATATGGTTGCCATCTGGTTGCTGTTTCACCCGTACCGGCCTATTCGCCTTGGCCCCTGGCAATTGCAGGGGTTACTGCCACGCCGGCAAGCTGACATTGCCCGTAATGTGGGGCAAGCAATAGAAAAGGAGCTGCTCACTGCAACGGATCTGGCGGAACAGCTGGAAAACCCGGAGGTTTGCCAACAGTTGTTGATGATGGTATCCAAGTTGACTGAGCAAGAAGTTGTTCAACGCCTACCTAAGTATTTGCCTTTACCTCTCCGTAATTACTTGGTAAATTATCTCACTGGCTGGACAAATGCCAGAAGTCGCGAGCTGGTGGACAAGTTGATAAGAAGTATCACCACTAACTTATCCCAACTTGATATCGGCTCACTGATACAGTGCCGACTCAACTCCTTACCGCTACAGGAACTGGAAGCTTTGAGCTGGGAACTCGCCGGAAGGGAGCTGCGTTATATTGAATACGCCGGCGGGGTCTTAGGCGGAGTTATCGGTCTCTTACAGGCTGCTGTTCTGTCGCTGGGGAAAACTGTTTTTTTCTAA
- the thrS gene encoding threonine--tRNA ligase translates to MAKIKISCAGREGRFDPGITVVEAIKQLSPDEVEESLVAEVNGEVRDLSTRLGSDSQIKLLGWNSDAGRRALRHSAAHVMAQAVKELFPEAKLAIGPAIEDGFYYDFAVDKPFTPEDLETISTVMEQIIAQDLPFERQEIPRDQARAYFSAQREQYKVELIDDLPPEAHICLYRQGDFVDLCAGPHVPSTGYVKAFKLLNVAGAYWRGDENREMLQRIYGTAFSSKRQLEVHLEMLEEAARRDHRKLGRELGLFTLHEEGPGFPFFHPKGMILRNELESFWREEHRQAGYEEIRTPIILSQELWQRSGHWDHYRENMYFTEIDHRDFAIKPMNCPGGILVYKSSSHSYRELPLRMAEMGLVHRHERAGVLHGLMRVRCFTQDDAHIYMLPSQITEEIKGVIDLIDRIYKVFGFSYQVELSTKPDNAMGSDEIWEEATIALERALAEKGMDYKVNEGDGAFYGPKIDFHLKDCLGRTWQCGTIQLDFLMPERFDLDYIGEDGEKHPPVMIHRTCLGSIERFIGILIEHYAGAFPTWLAPIQARVLPITDRQTAYARKIMLQLQEAGVRAEVDERNEKIGYKIRDAQLQKIPYMLVVGARETETGKVAVRHRDRGDRGAMSFEVFVHGILTEISERIVEGGNWC, encoded by the coding sequence ATGGCTAAGATTAAAATCAGCTGTGCTGGAAGAGAGGGCCGCTTTGATCCTGGTATCACTGTTGTTGAGGCGATCAAGCAGCTGTCTCCCGACGAAGTCGAGGAGTCGTTAGTCGCTGAGGTCAATGGCGAAGTTAGAGATCTTAGTACCAGACTCGGGAGTGATAGTCAAATAAAGCTGCTCGGGTGGAATAGCGATGCCGGACGGCGGGCGCTCAGGCATAGTGCAGCTCACGTCATGGCTCAGGCTGTAAAAGAGTTGTTCCCGGAAGCTAAGCTAGCTATCGGTCCGGCTATCGAAGACGGATTCTACTACGATTTTGCTGTAGACAAGCCTTTTACCCCTGAAGATTTAGAAACAATTAGTACAGTAATGGAGCAAATAATTGCTCAAGACTTACCCTTTGAACGCCAAGAAATACCACGTGATCAAGCTCGGGCTTACTTTTCGGCTCAAAGGGAGCAGTACAAAGTAGAACTGATTGATGATTTGCCGCCGGAAGCCCATATATGCTTGTATCGCCAAGGCGACTTTGTGGACCTTTGCGCCGGGCCCCATGTCCCCAGCACAGGATATGTGAAGGCTTTTAAGCTTCTTAACGTTGCTGGAGCTTATTGGCGGGGAGATGAAAATCGGGAGATGCTGCAGCGAATCTATGGAACCGCTTTCAGCAGTAAGAGACAACTGGAAGTCCATCTCGAAATGTTGGAAGAAGCGGCCCGGCGGGACCATCGCAAGCTGGGCCGCGAACTAGGACTGTTTACCCTCCATGAAGAAGGACCCGGGTTCCCCTTTTTCCACCCCAAAGGAATGATTTTGCGAAACGAATTAGAGTCTTTTTGGCGCGAAGAACATCGGCAGGCAGGATATGAGGAAATTCGTACTCCCATAATCTTGAGTCAAGAATTATGGCAAAGATCAGGGCACTGGGATCATTATCGTGAGAACATGTACTTTACCGAAATAGACCACCGGGACTTCGCTATTAAACCCATGAACTGCCCAGGCGGCATTTTGGTGTACAAGAGTTCCAGCCACAGCTACCGCGAACTGCCGCTTAGGATGGCGGAAATGGGCTTAGTGCATCGTCATGAGCGGGCCGGTGTGCTCCATGGCTTAATGCGTGTACGTTGCTTCACTCAGGATGATGCTCATATTTACATGCTGCCTTCTCAGATAACAGAAGAAATCAAAGGAGTCATTGACCTGATAGACCGCATATATAAGGTATTCGGTTTCAGTTACCAGGTGGAGCTGTCCACTAAACCAGACAACGCCATGGGCTCTGATGAAATCTGGGAAGAAGCCACCATTGCCCTGGAAAGAGCCTTAGCAGAGAAGGGTATGGACTATAAGGTTAATGAAGGCGACGGTGCTTTTTACGGTCCTAAGATAGATTTTCATCTTAAAGACTGTTTAGGACGGACTTGGCAGTGTGGTACCATTCAGCTGGACTTCCTCATGCCCGAACGTTTTGACCTCGATTATATCGGGGAAGACGGGGAGAAACATCCCCCGGTAATGATTCACCGCACATGTTTGGGGAGCATCGAGCGCTTCATCGGTATTTTAATCGAACATTATGCCGGTGCTTTTCCTACCTGGCTGGCTCCAATCCAGGCTCGTGTTTTGCCCATTACTGATCGGCAAACTGCTTATGCCAGGAAAATAATGCTCCAGCTGCAAGAAGCTGGGGTGAGGGCCGAAGTGGACGAACGCAATGAAAAGATCGGGTACAAAATTCGCGATGCTCAGCTACAAAAGATTCCCTACATGCTAGTGGTCGGAGCCAGAGAAACAGAAACTGGCAAAGTAGCAGTTCGACACCGTGACCGCGGTGATCGCGGCGCCATGTCTTTCGAAGTCTTTGTTCACGGCATTTTGACCGAAATATCCGAGCGCATAGTTGAAGGCGGAAATTGGTGTTGA